The DNA window AATGACAGATAGACAAGCATAATGATCTTATCTTACATATGTCGCTGAGAATTGcagtaaaacaaataataaacatTCATTATACCTTTCATTCCCACATATCTCACAACATATATACTCATTCTCATGTCCATGATATTTAATTGGGGCAAAAAATCCATTATTTGCCTATAGTGTTTGGGACGATTTCGTTGTTTGTTGCCTGCACGTTCAAAAAATATGCTTcgttaattataaaaataagtttttcctACATCAGTAACTAGGGTTTCgtggaaataatatacaaaaccaTAATTAAACCTAACCCTATGTAGGTTTTCTTAAATACGAAggattttcattgaacgtgacattttcggagtagggtttcctaaatatGAACGAAATAACGACCTCATTGTGCGTACGTAATCCTAGGGTTTCATAAATACAAAGAAAACTTAACAATTTTGGTGTACGTACCATTTTCGAGACTAATTTTTGATCTTcttgacaaaaaaaattctagTAGACGGGGAGCCGGAttcgaatcgccgtgaaaagaGGCAAAAGCTtgaagagagagatgaatctGAAGGAAGTTTTTATACtataaaatgatattagggtttatatatattattataaaagaatttacaacgggaaaattttgttttataccTTAATATGTGTgtttgaagtgaagtatgcttcacttccatTTTATATGGCGCTTGGAGCGAAGTATGattcacttctgttttacatggcgcttaaagtgaagtatgtttcacttccgttttacatggcgcttaaaatgaagtatgtttcacttccgttttacatggcgcttggagtgaagtatgcttcactgaaaacagTCTCTCCACATTCTCCAATGGGTTTACAtgcatgaatgaataaatgtttttacatgaacgctaAAATGTCTTTGAATTGATGTGctggaggttttacatgaacctttaggaatataaactaattgaagtgaAGTAAGCTTCACGTTTGCTTTACATAGCacttaaagtgaagtatgcttcacttctgttttacatgacgcttgaagtgaagtatgcttcacttccgttttacatggcgcttggagcAAAGTATACTTCACTTCTattttacatggcgcttaaagtgaagtatgcttcacttacgttttacatggcgcttaaTGTGAAGTATGATTCACTCAATATTGTATCTCTACATTTCGTTTAACGGCGTTTGTGTTGAACCCGGAATAGAATTCGGGTTCCGGgttctctctttctttcaacccaactttgatttattaaaataataatatttctaaattttgattggtccgcaacaggggaacaccctATTCGATAACAGAGGATCTGAATTGGTTATTtggagaaagaaaatgaaaggtGTGTATATTAGAAATGAAAGTTGAGTATAAATAGAAATGATTCTTAGAATTCAATCTCTAATTTTATCTAGAATGGGTAAAATATAATTGATGCAAAAAAATagatatgattaaatatattagtatagttgattatttataaataaacaaaatacgTACAAACATTTAACACCTTGGAGgcagattatttttttaacctttGCACATGAGTTGAAATATTTGTTcgttatttacataattaaatcaagatcaaaaccgtatataaataaaaataaataaattttattcttaaaacttaatttatcttttgaaatattttaaaagaaaatgataaaacaaatgatgaaagctctttctctcTTAAATAATAgtatcttgaaaaaaaaatgagtttgatttagcttatttaacttatttcagatacttaaattaaattgatctatatatattatgtttaatttttaaagtgttcgaattgtagggttcgagagctgtggttaatttggatatatatgtgagagtaaatggatactcgggtcggattgtgggttgacccgcccaaaaaaaaacttaaaacggttaaataaaattaaaaatgttataggtatgattCAACTTGCattctaacaaaaacaagtataacactttaaccaactaggctaataacactttatattttaaattcaacaccaaatttgataacgtgagacatttttaactaactaatctatatatataaatatattgatgcttaatttttaaagtgtctgaattgtcgggtcgagagatgtggttaatttggatatatatgtgagagtaaatagatacttgggtcggattgtgggttgacccgcccataaacttaaaacggttaaaaataaaattaaaaatgttatatgtatgtttcgaacttgcaacctaacaaaaacaagtacaacattttaactaactagggtaataacactttatattttaaattcaacatcaaatttgataaattgtcGGGTCGACAaatgtagttaatttggatatatatgtaagagtaaatggatatttgagtagatggtgggttgactcgcccataaacttaaaattgttaaaaaatttatatgtatgttttgaacttgtaacttaacaaaaacaagtacaacactttaatcaagtgtgattgggatgtggtttgaCGAGGGATGATAAGTCGGTATCAATTGAGAGTGGTTAAAAaagtatgaatcaaatatttgattgaccaaagtgtgaggtcacgatgttaaatattaaaaaaatatgaatcaaatatttgattaaccaaaatgaaagtgtaaggtcacgagatgggatgttcattccaaaaaaatatgtgatgagatttGTGAGAATATAAGTTGTTTTAgtaaagtgaataaaatgtggaatgagagcgtttaattttttattttaatatattattcgtgatttattaaaaaaaattaacattgaatacatattattaattattaatattttattaaatttatttttattttatttttattcgtttGCATCGCACGAAAATcttcctaatttaattaatattttaaaataaattatattaatatattaaatttttataaatgtttatcaatataaaattttaaatatatatatttatttatttatttagtgtGAATTAATGAACAtgatataagaatatatatatatatatatataagaatatatatatatatatatatatatatatatatatatatatatatatatatatatatatatatatatatatatatatatatataagtttttattatgatttattttattcatttttaaaaatatatataaaacaatattatatattataaaaatgtttttattataatgttatatataacacaaaatttaaatatatatatatataacttattaatacatttaatgtTCGTTCCTGACTGCACCGAAAATCTTCCATGAACTCGTTACGGTTCAGTATTGAATCAGTATCTTTGAAGTCTACCATACAAGTGCTCGTACTCAAAATATCATTTTGCAACTCGCTAAAGTAATCATTCgtttaattgaaaatgattgatttcattaacaattaattataattaacatGTTATATAAATCAACACTGTACTGTTGGTAtgtctgatttttttttttcgtaCCATCAATTTTTGGGTTGTGTGCTCGCCTCATCGCATAATCCTTTGGCCATCTACAAACAAAGCATATCTAAACACAACAGGCAACTTTATGTATAAAACATGTTATTAACCTGATGATTCTCCTGATCGGGTTTCATTTGGGGTCATACATACAGTCAGATCCTTTGCACATGAAAACCTTGAGATCTCACACTACTTAGAGAAAGTTGAGGAGGCATTAAAGCTTGAATTTAAACAGATGGTAAGTTTTCTTATGTGAGTTTTTTCTCTATAATTTCCCAACGGGTTATATATTTCCTAAATTTGTCTTCTAATATTGGTTTTCTATACAGATAGTTGTTGGTCTATTCTCTGGTGGGTAAATGGAGTATCAACATTGTCGGTTCTTTTAGTGGTTATATATtagggaagaatgtcaattttatcactgaactataatggaatattcacgtatatcattgaactaatttttgttcgctcATACTACTATAGTTGAGATTAATGTTCGTCTATATCATTTGTTAACAAAACATCCAAATCCGTTATCTTTTTCGTTAAAAGATGACACATGTGATtgacatgtcattttttaaaaattaatatatattatatttttttcatatttctaaataataaaactcttACATTTTAGATATATcgattcatacatttacctagatagatagatacacctttctaaaacaaataagaaTCTAGAAATATAGGAAGAGAAAGGTGAACAAACTCTAAAGAGATAAGGAAGCATATAGGAAGagaacaaaaacaataatcCAGAAATAAGTCTTtaacaaaaagaagaagatttgtAAACTTCATTACCTGTCATCATTGTTCATTGTGAACTTTGTTTGAGACTGATTGAAGTAAGAAGAAAAAGTTGAGGTCTAAGGCTCGACTAAATGTCAAAGTTCGTCGTGGTAGGGTTCTGAAATCAAAATCTCATCTCTCATTGCTTTCAATTCTCTCGCTAACTCGTCAGTCTTCCTTCAGTTCCTTTATCTGAGAAATCGAATCCTTTGAAGAACAAGAATCGGAGAAGAAGAATGGTGGGCTTAGTTAATTAGGGCAGGAGAGggaaattattaataactttgtaaatattttattatttagaattttaaataaataataaaatatatataatatatattaattaaaaaaagatgacatgtcaatatattaattaaaaaatatgacatgtcAATTTCACATGTCATCtcatttaacataaatttaaagGGGTTAGAGATTTGGTGGAGTAGATGAATATTAATTTCAACTTCAGTGATATGAGCGAACAAAATTtagttaaatgataaaattggcattcttcccTTATATATTGTGCAAACTTGATCATAGTTTCATGAGTTCAGGCGCTTACATCATTCATTTTGTATATTTGTATAGACAGATACAAAATGAATACTTTTCCGTCATTTTATCTTGTTAGatatgttttaataattatgtaaccaggggcggagccaggatttgaaacctaccgggccaattttttattaaaaaaatctatccgggctagttttatCGTTTGCTGTCATTAATGCCTTTTAGCGACGAAATGCCTCTTAGCGACGAAAAATTACCAATAACGACGGTTATTTACtgtcgttattgataaaatacatgCACACTACTTAAGGCTACTACTTAAGGCTACACGGGGTACAGGCCCGTTTTGGCTTCCTTAGCTAGAGACACCACCACTCTCAATTTAGGGGTTAGTTCGAATATATCTGCGCCTGTCAAGAACTTCAAACCATCCCCACCATTCATCGCTTCTCGAACAAACCAGATAGATCAAATTCACTTGATAATATGATATCGAAAGTGTTTTTTTCCTAAGCTTCCAACTCCTTCTCAAGTTTTATTTGAATGAGGAACTAAGGACATTTCCAATACCAACATTAACTCCTGCTGAAGCTCTGAATTTGATTCAACATTAACTCATTTGTCTTTCACAATGCACTAGATTCCATTCCAGACGTTCCAAAATCCGTTTCTCAGTTATCAACTCGTCTGAATTTGATTGAAATCCTTcattaaaacacattttttttcatttttgtttcgGTATCGAATAATCCAGCAAACCATTCCGGACATTGAACATTGTACCTCTATATCTTCTAATCCTAATAATCAGCAATATTGATGAAATTGATTCCTCTTTAGCAATATGAAACCATTCCGGACCTTCTCTTCGTCCCTAAACACTATCTGGAAGTAGAAATCGCAATGGGGAAGGagataatgtgaaaaacgtaaaaatggtgttttttttataatactgAGATTCAAACATATGCCATATACATTCTTTCTTAAATAACCTTTATATGTAAGAAAGAATGTAAAAAGAaccatatttgaaaaaaaacaaatttaattcacaagtTAAATTGGGGgcttcaaaataaaaaagaaagaacaatgattttatttttgtggaaggaaaaaagtagaaaaaaaaacattttgcaaaatataattttgtcaTTCATTCTAtcaatgaatgaaaaaaaaaagcttttattaaaaaatcgaATTAAGTTGAGGGCTtcataataaaaagaaagaaaattaagaatcattttattttaataaatgggaaattaattaattaggaaaagAAAGAATGATATTATAACCCcatatttgttatattaataaaaagcaataaaaaaatgaatccGATATTTCTCTCCCCAAGTTTAGTAAAATGATCATCACAAGTAAAATGATCGTCCCCAACaacaaacaaccaatcaaaaccaaccaaccaaccaaacacacacacacaactAGAGACAGAGAGAAAGATTATTTTCCAACAAAAGattggttcttcttcttcttctttagaaAGAGATATACGAGGTTCCAAGCACCGCCGGCGGAAGAAGAGCCACCGCACCTTTCTCCAAACTAGAATACTTTCTATAAACAGCCTTAAGCTTATGTTGACCAGCATTTGAATGAAAACCAACCAAAAGCTTAGCACATTCCATCAAATCACATTCCATAAACCCTGTATGAACCTTAAGTGTCTCATCCCAAATTGCACcaccattcttcttcttcttcacaacAGTGCATTGAGCCACATAAACCGCAGCAGCAGCCATCAATGACGGATTAAACATCACAGTTGAATAATTCACAATACCCATCTCCGCTAGAAAATAAGCCATGTTCTCCACATCTTGATCAGAACCAGAAGCTTTGATGAACCTCACCAGGAAGACGTAAGGAGTTGCAACAGTTAGATTCCATTCCAGACGTTCCAAAATCCTTTTCTCAGTTACCAATACTTGTTTGTGTGTATATGCATTATCTGCTATGCATACGAAATCATTCACTTCAGGTGCCCAGATTTCTTCATACTTTGATGCCATTAGCATGGCTCCAATACCCACAAGCTGTAATTCCTTCCTCTGTGTTACCTTTGAAGATAGGTAACGATCGATGATGTTAATGGTCAGATAAAGTGTTTCCATTGTCAGTTCGAACTTTTGGTGGACTTCAACTAGCCAATCCACAAGGACTGCCCTCATTTTTTCATTGATTTCTGGCTGCAAATCTATGTAATCCTGCACTCTGTTTTCCTTTTCAACGATTTTGTAGAATTTGTATATGTCTTCGATGTATTCAACAACAGCCAACTCGTTTTCTTCATCTCCTGCGTCAACGTTAATGATGTTGTTCTTCTTCTCGTTATTGTTGTTCAGGCCACAAGCCGCCTTGCTTCTTGCACTCAGAATGGAGGTGAATGCTTTGGCCACTTTCGTTGATGATGCTTCTTTCATGGCCTTCTTGTCAGTGTCAGGGATGATGATGATCTCAGTTTCTGTTGGACGTTTGGGCTTTGGAACGGCTGCTTTTTTCTGGGCATGCGGCGCTGCTGCTGGTTTGACGGCACCGACTGCTGCTACTTTCTGCATTTATAGAAACAGATTCAGATTCAGAATGAAACAGATTATTCAGATTCAGATTCAAATCATAAGGAAGAAAGGTCGAACCTTGTTGTCTGTTGCGACGGCGGCAGCCTGTGCTTGAGCATTGGCAAGCAGTTGCGCGCAGAAACTTCTGGATTGTAATACAGAAATCAGAAAATCTGTAACTTGGAAAGAAgataaagagaaagagaatgatAAAAGAGTTACCTTGTAATAGGGCGAGAGATTTTCTTTGGATCAACGCCGTAATAGGTGACAACATTCCCAATGTCACCCAAAGCACGGCGGTTCTTTCCATCGGCGGCCGCCGGAGCAGCAACTGCGATTGATTGATTAAAACGATTATTATATAAGATTCAAGAAACCCAGATCTGAAACACATAATCTCAAGAAACGGTAAAAAGAAACATGAGATTCAAGAAAGAGAAAAGTTGTCTTGAAGATCATATTTCTTGAAAAGAACAGTTATAGATTTGAATGGATATACATACCGCCTCTGTTTTGCTGTTGAACGATTTGTCTTGAAGCCATTTCAGAGTcttcgatcttcttcttcttcaactgtaGAGTTCAGACAATCCAAGAACAAAAACGCgaaaatctctctctctctctctctctatctctgtCCTGATCGATTTAGAACAAGAGACAGGCGCCCCCTTTTGAAGCTGACAAGAGGCGCTTCAATTGCAACGGTCGTATTTTTTGAAGAATTATTCACCGTCAGATGGAGGAACAAAAAACGAACGGCTAAGATTAGGGAAACGTAGTTACCAAAAGTATTTTCTAGCCGTTGACGATGTTCTGTTCAAAAGTTACCGTTGCTGTCTGTATGggtgaattattatttttatttttttttgctataTTTTGGGTGGCTTGTCTCTGACGCTTAAAtggtaaataaattatttattttctatatattacACGTGTCATTCTTTCTTTGGTTTATCATGCCattattctcttatttattgagttctaatttaattaattaagatttaatattttaatatcccCACCTAGAAAAAGATGCAAAtatatcatttctttttttattttgatgatttgaaatGACGCTCCAATTGTTTAAGATAAAGATTGAAAAgtactaaattaaatatgaattgatATGTATGTATATCTAGactattaacttttataattatttaaatttaaatttatgcagaaatagaattttaaagaaaatggagaattattgatatattatatatttatccaaattaaacttttcttttttaaagtaaaataataactaccaataattaaatagattataGATATCTTGTTGATTCattgagacaaaaaaaaatattgatatgaaCTTGGACAATCATGCCCTTCtctaattcaaaattcaaaagatttttaataaaatttgaacttGATAACTTTGAATATCTTTAGAATAATGAACAACTTAAATTTGAtctaaaaacattataattatgaaactcaatatgtatatattttaatttatgttaatcGAAGATGACAAACTcttttactataatattaaattaagaattaaaaatagaatCCATGTCTATATTCATACATTTTGCATTCAACATATTCGGGACAAATATGAtgataaatcaaatcttcctaATTGATTTGTTAGAATCATTGACCAATTTTACATTACTTAAATTTGGATCTTACAAAAGGTTAAATTGTACTATCTGATTGGTTACATAACTAAACAAAATCTTTTACAAAACCTTTtatttcaacttttatttatttattttataaatcaatttgaaatGTCGTTATAAATAACCTCAACTTTATACactaaatattatatgtatatatttgtttttattaaattacaaaaattacaaactagtgataaaaaattatttaaaaaacaataaagttTAAATTATGACCAGACTTGTCATAAAGTCAATAAAGTATTActtaaacatcattaaaaatgtcaataatatTTGCAATCTAACACATacgaaaaaaacataataataaaaaaaattcatgtcAATTTGAAATGAATGTTGTTCATGCAATGACTTTGGAAACGGTGAATAATTCATATTTCAGTCAATCTAACTCTTTTCGATTTTAGTTGACATTTGTGTGCAAAATttctatttttcatttataCAAAGAAGAGGTTGAACTCAAGAAGGATAGAAATACACaaaaacacaacaacaacatcaacaaacaaaaaaat is part of the Impatiens glandulifera chromosome 1, dImpGla2.1, whole genome shotgun sequence genome and encodes:
- the LOC124922619 gene encoding G2/mitotic-specific cyclin S13-7-like isoform X1, producing the protein MASRQIVQQQNRGVAAPAAADGKNRRALGDIGNVVTYYGVDPKKISRPITRSFCAQLLANAQAQAAAVATDNKKVAAVGAVKPAAAPHAQKKAAVPKPKRPTETEIIIIPDTDKKAMKEASSTKVAKAFTSILSARSKAACGLNNNNEKKNNIINVDAGDEENELAVVEYIEDIYKFYKIVEKENRVQDYIDLQPEINEKMRAVLVDWLVEVHQKFELTMETLYLTINIIDRYLSSKVTQRKELQLVGIGAMLMASKYEEIWAPEVNDFVCIADNAYTHKQVLVTEKRILERLEWNLTVATPYVFLVRFIKASGSDQDVENMAYFLAEMGIVNYSTVMFNPSLMAAAAVYVAQCTVVKKKKNGGAIWDETLKVHTGFMECDLMECAKLLVGFHSNAGQHKLKAVYRKYSSLEKGAVALLPPAVLGTSYISF
- the LOC124922619 gene encoding G2/mitotic-specific cyclin S13-7-like isoform X2; its protein translation is MASRQIVQQQNRGVAAPAAADGKNRRALGDIGNVVTYYGVDPKKISRPITSFCAQLLANAQAQAAAVATDNKKVAAVGAVKPAAAPHAQKKAAVPKPKRPTETEIIIIPDTDKKAMKEASSTKVAKAFTSILSARSKAACGLNNNNEKKNNIINVDAGDEENELAVVEYIEDIYKFYKIVEKENRVQDYIDLQPEINEKMRAVLVDWLVEVHQKFELTMETLYLTINIIDRYLSSKVTQRKELQLVGIGAMLMASKYEEIWAPEVNDFVCIADNAYTHKQVLVTEKRILERLEWNLTVATPYVFLVRFIKASGSDQDVENMAYFLAEMGIVNYSTVMFNPSLMAAAAVYVAQCTVVKKKKNGGAIWDETLKVHTGFMECDLMECAKLLVGFHSNAGQHKLKAVYRKYSSLEKGAVALLPPAVLGTSYISF